The genomic stretch GAGTATTTTCTTATGGTCTATTACGTTAGTTGGTTTTGGGCTAGGAGATTCGTTTATATGGTTTTTTGTACTGAATTCGATCTTAAATATTTGCTCATCATTTTTCGAACCTTCTTCAAGGGCATTGCTTTCTGACATAACCGATGAGAAATCAAAACTGTTAGTCTTTAATTTGCGCTATGCTGCAATAAATGTTGGGGTGGCAGTTGGTCCTTTAGTTGGTTTATATCTTGGAAGTTCTAAGAGTACATTACCATTTGTATTATCTGGAATTGTGTACTTTTTTTATGGGCTAACATTATTATACATGTTGTCAAAACATAAAATCGGAGAAGTTAATTCTGCGCCAACTAATAAAGTTTCGATGAAGGCGTCGTTTTCAATTTTACGCAAGGATGTTATCTTTGCTTTGACGATTGTTACAATTTGTTTTTATGGACTTGGTTATTCACAAAGCTTTTCTACAATGTCTCAATATTTTGCGAATGCACCACAGTTTCATAATGGGATTAAATTATACGCTTATTTAACAACAATCAATGCAGTTACTGTGGTAATACTTCAGTTTCCAATTGTAAGTAGAATGAAGAATTTTTCACCTACTGTATCAATGATGATCGGAAATATCATCGTTAGTCTAGCGGTTGCTGGGTTCGGTTTATTTACTAATTTTTTCTTATTAGCAATCGTTATGATTATTTTAACAGTAGGAGAAATCTTTGCTTTTACATTTACAGATGTATTTGTAGATCAACTTGCTCCAGAAGATTTAAAGGGAACTTATTTTGGCGCGATGGGATTCTCAAAACTTGGATTTGTTTTCGGTCCTGCGCTAGGGGGAAGTTTGTTAGCTTACTTCGGATATGAAAAGGGCGGACATGGTTTTGTTATTATTAGTGCAATTGCTTTTCTAAGTTTTCCAATGATGTTTTTTGTAAATCGTCTTTTTCAAAAAAGGAAAGAAGTCGAGATTCAATCGGAAACGAAGTTAACTGTTAATTCTTAAAGAACGCTAAAAGCGTTCTTTTTATTTTATCTAATAAAATTTCCATCCATTTCCAATTAAT from Arthrobacter citreus encodes the following:
- a CDS encoding MFS transporter, producing MFKNLSAVHPVAWNIVIGTLFVRFASTVSMPFLAIYLTSVKHISPAMVGLMLTVSSFLGVFFSFIGGTLSDRIGRKTILLSSIFLWSITLVGFGLGDSFIWFFVLNSILNICSSFFEPSSRALLSDITDEKSKLLVFNLRYAAINVGVAVGPLVGLYLGSSKSTLPFVLSGIVYFFYGLTLLYMLSKHKIGEVNSAPTNKVSMKASFSILRKDVIFALTIVTICFYGLGYSQSFSTMSQYFANAPQFHNGIKLYAYLTTINAVTVVILQFPIVSRMKNFSPTVSMMIGNIIVSLAVAGFGLFTNFFLLAIVMIILTVGEIFAFTFTDVFVDQLAPEDLKGTYFGAMGFSKLGFVFGPALGGSLLAYFGYEKGGHGFVIISAIAFLSFPMMFFVNRLFQKRKEVEIQSETKLTVNS